In Humulus lupulus chromosome 7, drHumLupu1.1, whole genome shotgun sequence, the following are encoded in one genomic region:
- the LOC133790648 gene encoding potassium transporter 5-like, translating to MEIVHEEEDVSVQKELKGKKLSWQKLIRNDSFDIESSRVGGHHAYGQEFKVCTGWSVILKLAFQSIGIVYGDIGTSPLYVYSSTFTDGIRHNDDILGVLSLIFYTITLIPLIKYVFIVLKANDNGQGGTFAMYSLLCRYASVGLIPNEQVEDTNISKLEVDSRRLWIRSRLENSNFAKYSLLLLSMLGTSMLIGDGIFTPCISVLSAVEGIKEATPAMTQDRVVWISIVILIGLFMVQRFGTHKVGYTFSPILLLWFVLIGGIGVYNLIKFDLTIVKALNPYYIVAYFTRNKKEAWLSLGGIVLCITGAEALFADVGHFTVRSIQISTCAITYPAIILAYAGQSAFLRKHPDAVSDIFFKSIPGPLYWPMFVLAVMAAIIASQSLISGTFSVIQQSISLGCFPRVEIVHTSEDHKGQVYIPEVNYLLMVACVAVTLSFKNTVQLGYAYGLAVVVVMTITSCILVLIMAMIWKTHILVIILYIVTIGAIELVYLTSVLHKFGQGGYLPIVFAAIIVAIMFVWHDVSRRKYNYEFQNKISPQMINDIVVDTRLTRMPGIALFHSEFVQGIPPIFKHYVQNVPALHSILVFVSSKSLPISKVPPEERFLFRRVQPKELNMFRCVARYGYRDSHHKESQPFEEILLDKLKDFITNKSTDQESMNDDDDDDGDGDEVEILEKAFEDHGVVHLMEETQLFAGAGANLAKTILINYAYNLLEKNISHAKQAYNIPHNRKVIIGMTYEL from the exons ATGGAAATAGTACATGAAGAAGAAGATGTTTCTGTACAGAAGGAactcaaaggtaagaaactttcATGGCAAAAGTTAATTAGGAACGACTCCTTCGACATTGAGTCCAGCAGAGTTGGAGGCCACCATGCATATGGCCAAGAATTCAAG GTTTGTACTGGTTGGTCGGTTATATTGAAACTAGCATTCCAGAGTATTGGAATAGTTTATGGTGATATAGGTACATCACCTTTATATGTGTATTCAAGCACATTCACTGATGGAATAAGGCATAATGATGACATTTTGGGGGTTCTTTCTTTAATCTTCTACACTATCACTTTAATTCCTCTCATCAAGTATGTCTTCATTGTCTTAAAGGCCAATGACAACGGCCAGG GAGGGACGTTTGCAATGTATTCTCTATTATGCCGATATGCAAGTGTTGGATTGATCCCGAACGAGCAAGTTGAGGACACTAACATCTCAAAGCTTGAGGTTGATAGTAGACGCTTATGGATTAGATCTAGACTTGAGAATAGCAACTTTGCCAAGTACTCCCTATTGTTGCTCAGTATGCTTGGCACTTCCATGTTGATTGGCGACGGCATCTTCACTCCTTGCATTT CAGTTTTGTCCGCCGTTGAAGGTATTAAGGAAGCTACACCCGCTATGACACAAg ATAGAGTAGTTTGGATATCAATAGTCATCTTGATCGGCCTATTTATGGTTCAAAGGTTTGGAACTCACAAAGTGGGCTATACATTTTCTCCAATACTTCTTCTATGGTTTGTACTTATTGGTGGTATTGGAGTCTACAATCTCATCAAGTTTGACTTGACAATCGTTAAGGCCCTAAATCCATACTACATAGTAGCTTATTTTACCAGAAATAAGAAAGAAGCTTGGCTTTCTCTTGGGGGCATTGTGCTATGCATAACag GAGCCGAAGCTTTGTTTGCTGATGTGGGACACTTCACTGTGAGGTCCATTCAAATAAGTACTTGTGCTATAACGTATCCAGCTATTATTTTAGCCTATGCTGGACAATCTGCTTTCCTTCGCAAGCATCCTGATGCTGTTTCTGATATCTTTTTTAAGTCAATTCCAG GCCCTCTATACTGGCCAATGTTTGTGCTGGCTGTAATGGCGGCAATCATAGCTAGTCAGTCTTTGATTTCTGGAACTTTTTCTGTAATCCAACAATCCATTTCTTTGGGGTGCTTTCCACGCGTGGAGATTGTTCACACATCGGAAGATCACAAAGGACAAGTTTATATTCCGGAAGTCAATTACCTACTCATGGTGGCTTGTGTTGCTGTCACTTTAAGCTTCAAAAACACTGTACAACTCGGCTACGCCTACG GGTTAGCGGTGGTGGTTGTAATGACGATCACATCATGCATTCTAGTGCTAATCATGGCAATGATATGGAAAACTCACATACTTGTCATAATCTTATACATTGTGACCATTGGTGCCATAGAGCTTGTGTACTTGACCTCAGTTCTCCACAAATTTGGCCAAGGAGGGTACCTTCCTATTGTCTTTGCGGCAATAATAGTTGCAATAATGTTTGTTTGGCATGACGTGTCCCGAAGAAAGTATAATTATGAGTTTCAGAATAAGATTTCTCCACAGATGATCAATGATATTGTGGTTGACACAAGGCTCACTCGAATGCCTGGCATTGCCTTATTCCATTCTGAATTTGTACAAGGAATCCCTCCAATTTTCAAGCATTATGTTCAAAATGTGCCAGCACTACACTCAATCCTTGTCTTCGTCTCTAGCAAATCGCTACCAATTAGTAAGGTTCCCCCGGAGGAACGATTTCTCTTTCGCAGAGTTCAGCCTAAGGAGCTGAACATGTTTCGTTGTGTTGCAAGGTATGGCTACAGAGATTCTCATCACAAGGAGAGTCAACCTTTTGAAGAAATATTACTTGATAAACTAAAGGATTTCATCACGAACAAGAGTACTGATCAAGAATCAATgaacgatgatgatgatgatgatggagatggagatgagGTTGAAATACTTGAAAAAGCATTCGAGGATCATGGTGTTGTCCATTTGATGGAAGAAACCCAACTGTTTGCTGGTGCAGGCGCTAATTTGGCTAAGACAATCCTAATTAATTATGCTTATAATTTATTAGAAAAGAATATCAGCCATGCAAAGCAAGCATATAATATTCCTCACAACCGGAAGGTCATAATTGGCATGACCTACGAACTTTGA
- the LOC133790647 gene encoding uncharacterized protein LOC133790647 codes for MKDRYRNRKTLRHEHFEKYYNGPEDWDKVLNNPTNDVNKEEWKQICQLFTSPQFIARSIKNKENRKKQKYSTTQGTKSLAAVRFEKTNPDLIESWKDYHWKKSKNDFVNDDARQAYVSLNYIF; via the exons ATGAAAGACCGATACCGCAATAGGAAAACACTAAGACACGAACActttgagaaatactacaatggaCCGGAGGATTGGGATAAGGTTCTAAACAACCCAACCAATGATGTTAACAAGGAGGAGTGGAAGCAGATTtgtcagttatttacaagtcCACAATTTATTGCGCGCTCCATAAAGAATAAGGAAAATCGGAAGAAACAAAAGTATTCTACAACACAGGGTACAAAATCGCTGGCAGCCGTTCGTTTTGAAAAA ACGAACCCGGACCTCATTGAGTCATGGAAGGATTATCATTGGAAGAAATCAAAAAATGATTTCGTGAACGATGATGCTCGCCAAGCttatgtaagtttgaattatattttttaa